The Leadbettera azotonutricia ZAS-9 genome has a window encoding:
- the lgt gene encoding prolipoprotein diacylglyceryl transferase, translating into MLLSIQFPAWLNPEIIPGLPIRWYGLMYIVAFGVAFLLYRRQVKERNFPMTEDDLSGLFFWGILALVLGARIFSTVVYEPGDVYSKAPWLVFWPFRDGQFTGFQGMSYHGGVIGGAFAIVVYSWKKKFDYREMGDMFAAAIPLGYTFGRLGNFINGELYGRITASPLGMIFATPNFPYRGAILPRDKYFNVIREGAEQLGLAVIAGANGALNLPRHPSQLYEAFFEGIVLWAIIWFFRNRKPFKGFLVALYLSGYGLFRFFIEYFREPDADLGYRIQFVPSDLPAALSHPLLCFSTGQILSVGMILLGVAWAVVASRLPDRAAVRIYPDSDSKANGPSRDVPGDKAQPRNNRRKQRKDLRRGKKR; encoded by the coding sequence ATGTTACTTTCAATTCAATTCCCTGCATGGCTTAACCCTGAGATAATCCCCGGCTTGCCTATACGCTGGTACGGCCTCATGTATATCGTGGCCTTCGGCGTGGCATTCCTTCTGTACCGCAGGCAGGTGAAAGAACGGAATTTCCCCATGACCGAGGACGATCTTTCGGGCCTTTTTTTCTGGGGCATACTTGCCCTTGTTTTGGGGGCCCGCATTTTTTCTACTGTTGTGTACGAACCGGGAGATGTATACAGCAAGGCGCCGTGGCTTGTGTTTTGGCCTTTCAGGGACGGGCAGTTCACGGGCTTCCAGGGCATGAGCTACCATGGCGGCGTAATTGGCGGCGCCTTTGCCATCGTTGTTTATTCATGGAAAAAGAAATTCGACTACCGCGAGATGGGCGACATGTTTGCGGCCGCCATACCCCTGGGCTATACTTTCGGCAGACTGGGGAATTTTATTAATGGTGAACTTTACGGCAGGATCACCGCGAGTCCTCTAGGCATGATATTTGCAACCCCGAACTTTCCTTATCGCGGGGCCATACTTCCAAGGGATAAATATTTCAATGTCATACGCGAAGGGGCTGAACAGCTCGGCCTTGCGGTAATAGCCGGCGCAAATGGCGCCCTCAATCTTCCCCGTCATCCGTCCCAGCTTTACGAAGCTTTTTTTGAAGGCATCGTGCTCTGGGCGATTATCTGGTTTTTCAGGAACCGCAAACCTTTCAAAGGTTTCCTCGTAGCCCTCTACCTCTCAGGTTATGGGCTTTTCCGTTTTTTTATTGAGTATTTCCGCGAACCCGATGCGGATCTGGGCTACCGTATTCAATTTGTGCCAAGTGATCTCCCTGCGGCCCTGAGCCATCCGCTGCTCTGCTTTTCGACCGGCCAAATCCTCAGTGTCGGGATGATACTTCTTGGAGTTGCCTGGGCTGTTGTCGCGAGCCGCCTCCCAGATCGTGCAGCAGTGCGCATATACCCTGACTCTGATTCAAAAGCCAACGGGCCTTCCCGGGATGTTCCCGGCGATAAGGCGCAGCCCAGAAACAACCGGCGGAAACAGAGGAAAGATTTGCGGCGCGGCAAGAAACGCTAG
- a CDS encoding endo-1,4-beta-xylanase, which yields MKKLTLLLMLAGVFFSSCSLPSIFDTDDDAVSEWHGLKVRSNGVSAAYMETYEGKDDVLKVAPPQSGGYTWAPVYYDLSAYKGKLITVDVSFEVYIKYYTKIVWQAQAEDEKHKAYPVIAGSLNELYTTTKQWFPVQGSNTFIVDASEDTPLFYLEASPQYGLNNQTIHITNFSLAITVNNTPEPDPIPDSFVAVEEIADVVTIATAGTPLALTGIVSPENATNKVIIWSVKTAGKTMAAITGNTLSALEAGTVTITATVKNGTAVGVNYTKEFNIVVNTAFIAVTGISGVPSTATAGTPLNLTGTVEPPNATNKTIVWSISEAGTTGATISGNTLNTTAAGIVEVQAAIVTGLTASTNYTQSFSITINPVVPPFIAVTSISGVPTTATAGTPLNLTGTVSPPNATNKTIGWSVVSGLGSINDNNLSATGAGTVTVRASIDNGSAIGEAYTKDFQITASLPFVAVTGISGVPTTATVGTPLNLTGTVSPPNATNKTIAWSVVSGPGSIKGNNLSATGAGTVTVRASIDNGFAIGEAYTKDFQITASLPFVAVTSISGVPSTATVGTPLNLTGTVSPPNATNKTIAWSVVSGPGSIKGNNLSATGAGTVTVRASIDNGSAIGEAYTKDFQITASPPFVAVTSISGVPTTATVGTPLNLTGTVSPPNATNKTIAWSVVSGPGSIKGNNLSATGAGTVTVRASIDNGSAIGEAYTKDFQITASLPFVAVTGISGVPSTATAGTPLNLTGTVSPPNATNKTIVWSISDAGTTGTTIIDNTLSIARAGTVQVSATISNGDVNKDYTQSYSIIVNEPNTGGISYTSGLSWTEVPPLKDAYTNDFLIGNITGSNRLSGDEFNLLKKHYNVATPENDFKPENLYGWGGRTLNFDNADRIERALSAAGIKLHGHTLVWHRQTPQWMNDGVTAVVAKANLEAHVTQVVTHFKGKVISWDVVNEAFNDGLSNGNDWRAALRKDVPWYQALNEGYIELAFRAARAADPDAMLYYNDYSLDNFAKASAVANMVEEINNKYKGEGHTRNLIDGVGMQGHYQTTWFNVNSVKTSLELFISKGVKVSISELDIRTADYKEGTSADTTMSASAQISQGKMYAQLFQMLKAHAANIERVTMWGIDDKNSWLSAGNPCLFTRDLKVKQAFYGVLDPEGFLDYYK from the coding sequence ATGAAAAAACTTACTTTGCTGCTCATGCTTGCTGGCGTGTTTTTTTCCTCCTGCAGCCTTCCTTCTATCTTTGATACCGATGATGATGCGGTTAGCGAGTGGCATGGGTTAAAGGTGCGCAGCAACGGTGTATCCGCAGCCTATATGGAAACGTACGAGGGGAAGGATGATGTGCTTAAAGTAGCACCCCCCCAGTCAGGCGGGTATACCTGGGCTCCTGTTTATTATGATTTGAGCGCTTATAAGGGAAAGCTAATTACCGTTGATGTTTCTTTTGAAGTGTATATAAAGTACTACACAAAAATTGTATGGCAGGCCCAGGCCGAGGATGAAAAACACAAGGCTTACCCTGTGATAGCAGGAAGCCTGAATGAGCTTTATACTACTACAAAACAGTGGTTCCCTGTTCAGGGCAGCAACACGTTTATTGTTGATGCTTCTGAAGATACTCCCCTATTTTATCTTGAGGCAAGTCCGCAATATGGTTTGAATAACCAGACCATTCATATTACTAATTTTAGTCTTGCCATAACAGTTAACAATACACCAGAACCCGATCCCATTCCGGATTCTTTTGTTGCAGTAGAAGAAATAGCCGATGTAGTCACAATCGCAACTGCCGGAACCCCTCTTGCTTTGACAGGCATAGTCAGTCCCGAAAATGCAACCAATAAAGTCATTATTTGGTCGGTAAAGACAGCCGGCAAAACAATGGCAGCAATTACAGGAAACACCCTCAGTGCGCTTGAAGCTGGAACCGTAACAATAACCGCAACTGTTAAAAATGGCACTGCAGTTGGAGTCAATTATACAAAAGAATTCAATATAGTGGTCAATACAGCCTTTATTGCAGTAACCGGCATCAGCGGTGTGCCCTCAACGGCAACAGCCGGAACCCCGCTTAACCTGACTGGTACAGTCGAGCCTCCCAATGCCACCAACAAGACTATTGTTTGGAGTATTAGCGAAGCAGGAACTACCGGTGCAACGATTAGCGGGAATACTTTAAACACCACGGCGGCTGGGATCGTAGAGGTTCAGGCGGCTATCGTCACTGGTCTTACCGCCAGTACCAATTACACCCAGTCTTTTTCAATAACCATAAACCCGGTTGTCCCGCCCTTTATTGCAGTCACCAGCATCAGCGGTGTGCCCACAACGGCAACAGCTGGAACCCCGCTTAACCTTACCGGTACAGTCTCGCCTCCCAATGCCACCAACAAGACTATTGGTTGGTCGGTTGTATCAGGACTAGGGAGTATCAATGACAATAATCTAAGCGCAACGGGAGCAGGAACAGTAACAGTTCGTGCGAGTATTGATAACGGATCTGCTATTGGGGAGGCATATACCAAAGATTTCCAAATTACTGCGAGCCTGCCCTTTGTTGCAGTTACCGGCATCAGCGGTGTGCCCACAACGGCAACAGTTGGAACCCCGCTTAACCTTACCGGTACAGTCTCGCCTCCCAATGCCACCAACAAGACTATTGCGTGGTCGGTTGTATCAGGACCAGGGAGTATCAAGGGTAATAATCTGAGCGCAACGGGAGCAGGAACAGTAACAGTTCGTGCGAGTATTGATAACGGATTTGCTATTGGGGAGGCATATACCAAAGATTTCCAAATTACTGCGAGCCTGCCCTTTGTTGCAGTCACCAGCATCAGCGGTGTGCCCTCAACGGCAACAGTTGGAACCCCGCTTAACCTTACCGGTACAGTCTCGCCTCCCAATGCCACCAACAAGACTATTGCGTGGTCGGTTGTATCAGGACCAGGGAGTATCAAGGGTAATAATCTGAGCGCAACGGGAGCAGGAACAGTAACAGTTCGTGCGAGTATTGATAACGGATCTGCTATTGGGGAGGCATATACCAAAGATTTCCAAATTACTGCGAGCCCGCCCTTTGTTGCAGTCACCAGTATCAGCGGTGTGCCCACAACGGCAACAGTTGGAACCCCGCTTAACCTTACCGGTACAGTCTCGCCTCCCAATGCCACCAACAAGACTATTGCGTGGTCGGTTGTATCAGGACCAGGGAGTATCAAGGGTAATAATCTGAGCGCAACGGGAGCAGGAACAGTAACAGTTCGTGCGAGTATTGATAACGGATCTGCTATTGGGGAGGCATATACCAAAGATTTCCAAATTACTGCGAGCCTGCCCTTTGTTGCAGTTACCGGCATCAGCGGTGTGCCCTCAACGGCAACAGCTGGAACCCCGCTTAACCTTACCGGTACAGTCTCGCCTCCCAATGCCACCAACAAGACTATTGTTTGGAGTATTAGCGACGCAGGAACTACCGGCACAACCATCATTGACAATACCTTGAGTATAGCCAGAGCAGGGACAGTACAGGTTAGCGCGACTATAAGCAATGGCGATGTCAACAAGGATTACACCCAAAGCTATTCTATTATTGTCAACGAGCCTAATACCGGCGGAATATCCTATACCAGCGGTTTGTCCTGGACGGAAGTTCCTCCTCTCAAGGATGCATATACGAATGATTTCCTTATCGGGAACATCACCGGCTCCAATCGACTCAGCGGGGATGAGTTTAATCTTTTAAAGAAGCATTACAATGTGGCTACCCCGGAAAATGACTTTAAGCCTGAAAATCTATACGGTTGGGGCGGCAGGACTCTGAATTTTGACAATGCAGACAGGATTGAAAGGGCCTTAAGCGCTGCAGGCATTAAGCTGCATGGACATACCCTGGTATGGCACCGGCAGACCCCTCAGTGGATGAATGACGGTGTTACCGCAGTCGTTGCCAAGGCAAATCTTGAAGCTCACGTTACCCAGGTAGTTACGCATTTTAAAGGGAAAGTAATTTCCTGGGATGTGGTGAATGAGGCCTTTAACGATGGCCTTTCAAATGGAAACGATTGGAGGGCTGCTCTCCGCAAGGATGTCCCCTGGTATCAGGCGCTCAATGAGGGTTATATCGAACTTGCCTTCCGGGCTGCCCGTGCGGCGGACCCGGATGCTATGCTGTATTACAATGATTATAGTTTGGATAATTTTGCCAAAGCCTCTGCGGTGGCGAATATGGTAGAGGAGATCAATAACAAGTACAAGGGCGAAGGCCATACCCGCAATCTTATTGACGGCGTGGGAATGCAGGGACACTATCAGACAACATGGTTCAATGTAAATTCGGTTAAGACATCCCTTGAACTATTCATCAGCAAGGGAGTAAAAGTGAGTATTTCCGAGCTTGATATAAGGACTGCCGACTATAAAGAAGGAACCAGCGCAGATACCACTATGAGCGCTTCTGCCCAGATTAGCCAAGGCAAAATGTATGCCCAGCTCTTCCAAATGTTGAAAGCTCATGCTGCAAATATTGAGCGGGTAACCATGTGGGGCATAGACGACAAAAACAGCTGGCTTTCGGCAGGCAATCCCTGTCTCTTTACCCGGGATCTTAAGGTGAAGCAGGCATTTTATGGGGTTCTGGATCCTGAAGGTTTCCTGGACTATTATAAGTAG
- a CDS encoding FapA family protein, with the protein MANSVIAKGDATITINPQETEAKLIFTPDPDGLGWDVDAVNKLAAENNLTPPLNPKDLEAFLSKAGRAKTKDPHEMLIYQGLLPEEAVPEAIAWEALPVPADMAVFQKETLDAASLPELFRVKVERIKKEKIVKKPGALPFMPVKEETVVTYDKKETREEVMVDPVVKEIKYADKGKKLGTVTPPKPGKPGKSVFGRPLQPQPLPEGGFLLGAGIGREKNDLVAQASGFVRIGENWADMLALAKPSWEIRTGADGLTLFFTFHPGDPRFAPPKAEDILAEAKAKGAAEESLVSSDSLDGEIQEALKTNIPLEAFPLLQAWEATARVDINPDNTKAALYLRKGTGGYQPLEMKAISQVLKDSKVQVAEPEKLKEAINSFLQSKALELKDYVLAQGKPSTRGKDKELELSVPLLPENQAKVIRERLKGWWDEIRAGEDGLLPDEITGFALVEKGAVVGKVSASSDGEAGQDIFGKVIPGLPGNDPDLKLFRGLELHGSTITAGKPGLLLIKAEDRNFRAKLVDYQDAKVAVHISSDAMEARADLIPEAGAGIDLSPENVLKVLNAIGVKKGIDKDTVEKACAVAKAKGSVAGVIVATGVLPVAKGGSAVKWLVPVSPPQLAGEDGTGEAPGKTVQVKANTPIAELSEPAAEGKSGFDVKGNEIPSDKGAAFVLEHDDSITEEACGPGKRLVAAKPGELSFDGKVLEIASHKEINGDVGPATGSINFPGEVKISGKVLPGFAVIGGLSVFVGGVAEGALISSGGKATIAQGIKGGSKGVVRAHTAIEAAFSEKATLMSVGDIDLKNGSIISFIKTNGKLTIAAEKGKLIGGVCQARNGIDAANVGSETGGRTEISFGQDYLIKDQIEATEEQINKAKSDIAKVDVKIKVSIKNPESLERVRVVKVKLIKNLEQLNLKLFTLREKFEEHHESELRVRGTIYPGVVIESHGRYYEIKQSRSNVVFYFARDAGRIMEKALI; encoded by the coding sequence ATGGCCAACTCTGTCATCGCAAAGGGCGACGCTACCATCACCATAAATCCCCAGGAAACCGAGGCAAAGCTCATTTTTACCCCGGACCCTGACGGGCTTGGCTGGGATGTTGACGCGGTGAACAAGCTGGCTGCTGAAAACAATCTCACCCCGCCCCTCAATCCCAAAGATCTTGAAGCTTTCCTTTCGAAGGCAGGCAGGGCCAAAACAAAAGATCCTCATGAAATGCTCATCTATCAGGGGCTTCTCCCTGAAGAAGCAGTTCCCGAGGCCATCGCCTGGGAAGCCCTTCCGGTGCCTGCGGACATGGCTGTTTTTCAAAAAGAAACCCTTGACGCTGCTTCCCTTCCTGAGCTTTTCCGCGTCAAAGTGGAAAGGATAAAAAAAGAAAAAATCGTAAAAAAGCCAGGGGCTCTGCCCTTCATGCCGGTCAAGGAAGAAACAGTTGTCACTTATGATAAGAAAGAAACCCGCGAAGAGGTAATGGTTGATCCCGTAGTCAAAGAAATAAAATATGCCGACAAGGGGAAGAAGCTTGGGACTGTCACGCCCCCTAAACCGGGCAAGCCGGGCAAGAGCGTTTTCGGGAGGCCCTTGCAGCCCCAGCCCTTGCCCGAAGGCGGTTTCCTTCTCGGGGCAGGCATAGGCCGGGAAAAGAACGATCTTGTGGCCCAGGCTTCGGGCTTTGTGCGTATTGGCGAAAATTGGGCCGATATGCTGGCCCTGGCAAAACCAAGCTGGGAAATACGCACCGGGGCCGACGGCCTTACCCTGTTCTTTACGTTCCACCCCGGCGACCCCCGCTTTGCCCCTCCCAAGGCAGAAGATATACTTGCCGAGGCAAAGGCCAAGGGCGCAGCCGAGGAGAGCCTGGTAAGCTCAGATTCCCTTGACGGTGAAATCCAGGAAGCGCTTAAAACAAACATTCCCCTTGAAGCCTTCCCCCTGCTCCAGGCTTGGGAAGCAACAGCCCGGGTTGACATCAATCCTGATAATACTAAAGCTGCGCTTTATTTACGAAAAGGAACTGGCGGATACCAGCCCCTTGAGATGAAAGCTATCAGCCAGGTCCTTAAAGATTCCAAAGTCCAGGTTGCGGAACCGGAAAAACTAAAAGAGGCCATTAATTCATTTTTGCAGAGCAAGGCCCTTGAATTGAAGGATTATGTGCTGGCCCAGGGGAAGCCCTCTACAAGAGGCAAGGATAAAGAGCTGGAACTTTCTGTTCCTCTGCTTCCGGAAAATCAGGCAAAGGTAATACGGGAAAGGCTCAAAGGCTGGTGGGATGAAATCCGCGCAGGCGAGGACGGCCTGCTTCCCGATGAGATCACGGGCTTTGCCCTGGTGGAAAAAGGCGCGGTTGTGGGCAAGGTGTCCGCTTCCTCTGACGGCGAGGCGGGGCAGGATATTTTTGGCAAAGTGATACCGGGCCTTCCCGGGAATGACCCGGACCTGAAGCTTTTCAGGGGTCTTGAACTCCACGGTAGTACTATTACTGCGGGTAAGCCCGGTCTCCTTCTCATTAAAGCCGAGGATCGCAATTTCCGGGCCAAGCTTGTCGATTATCAGGATGCCAAAGTGGCTGTTCATATCAGCTCTGATGCCATGGAAGCCAGGGCGGATCTTATCCCCGAAGCAGGGGCCGGTATAGACCTTAGCCCTGAAAACGTACTAAAAGTGTTAAATGCCATAGGTGTGAAAAAGGGCATTGATAAAGATACAGTTGAAAAAGCCTGCGCTGTTGCCAAGGCCAAGGGCAGCGTTGCCGGCGTGATAGTTGCCACAGGTGTGCTTCCCGTAGCCAAAGGCGGCAGCGCCGTAAAGTGGCTTGTGCCTGTGAGCCCGCCCCAGCTTGCAGGAGAGGATGGAACAGGCGAAGCTCCGGGGAAAACTGTCCAGGTAAAAGCCAATACCCCCATTGCGGAGCTTTCCGAGCCTGCTGCAGAAGGCAAGAGCGGCTTCGATGTAAAAGGAAACGAGATCCCCAGCGATAAGGGCGCGGCTTTTGTTTTAGAGCACGATGATTCCATAACAGAGGAAGCCTGCGGCCCAGGGAAGCGCCTTGTTGCCGCAAAACCGGGCGAGCTTAGTTTTGACGGCAAAGTTCTTGAGATAGCTTCCCATAAAGAAATAAACGGCGATGTCGGCCCTGCCACGGGGAGCATTAATTTCCCTGGGGAAGTTAAAATTTCGGGCAAGGTGCTGCCCGGCTTCGCAGTGATTGGGGGCTTAAGCGTATTTGTGGGGGGTGTTGCCGAGGGGGCATTGATCTCTTCCGGCGGTAAGGCGACTATAGCCCAGGGCATAAAGGGCGGAAGCAAGGGCGTTGTCCGTGCCCATACGGCTATCGAAGCGGCCTTCTCTGAAAAGGCTACCCTTATGTCTGTCGGGGACATCGATCTTAAAAATGGTTCTATAATCAGCTTCATTAAAACTAATGGCAAACTCACTATTGCTGCGGAAAAAGGAAAGCTCATTGGGGGGGTGTGCCAGGCAAGAAATGGCATAGATGCTGCCAATGTAGGATCAGAAACCGGGGGCAGGACTGAAATTTCCTTTGGCCAGGATTATCTCATTAAGGATCAGATAGAGGCTACAGAAGAGCAGATAAACAAGGCAAAAAGCGATATCGCTAAAGTTGACGTTAAGATTAAGGTTTCCATAAAAAACCCCGAATCCCTCGAAAGGGTAAGGGTTGTAAAAGTAAAGCTTATAAAGAATCTTGAACAGCTCAACCTTAAACTATTTACCCTGAGAGAAAAATTCGAAGAGCACCACGAATCAGAGCTCCGCGTCCGGGGCACGATTTATCCGGGGGTAGTTATTGAAAGCCATGGCCGGTATTATGAAATCAAGCAGAGCCGCAGCAATGTGGTGTTTTATTTTGCCCGCGATGCGGGCAGGATTATGGAAAAGGCATTAATATAA
- a CDS encoding P-loop NTPase, with protein MRIIPIASGKGGVGKSMVAANLGVAFAQAGQRVVLADLDLGASNLHLVLGHQSPKNGIGVWLNDTKSDFNEVIADTDIRGLRFIPGDTEIPGTANLKAFQLKALVKRFMALKDDTDILVLDLGAGTHQSILDFFLLSGQGIVVSAPAVTAVLNAYVFLKNTVFRLMFTSFGKGSKARTYLEQARKDGSGPQKLYIPKLLPEIKKIDAPSYEKFMARIANLHPRLIMNMIDAPKDADVAMKIRRSCEEYLDLKIEHLGVIYRDNIQDTALSSRLPVVLYKPNSILSQAVYRIADKILSTDQEDTFLNEKEIEESFQEAGMEAEIDFESKVDYVEDLLHSGALSQGDLVETVKSQQIELAKIRKENNFLKFKLSKAMAKGYKP; from the coding sequence ATGAGGATAATTCCTATTGCGAGCGGGAAGGGCGGGGTAGGCAAATCCATGGTGGCGGCGAATCTTGGGGTGGCTTTTGCCCAGGCCGGACAGCGGGTGGTTTTGGCAGACCTCGATTTGGGAGCTTCGAACCTTCACCTGGTGCTGGGCCATCAGTCGCCCAAAAACGGCATAGGCGTCTGGCTCAACGATACCAAGTCGGACTTTAACGAAGTCATAGCCGATACCGATATACGGGGCCTCAGGTTCATCCCGGGGGATACCGAGATACCTGGTACCGCCAATCTCAAGGCCTTCCAGCTCAAAGCCCTGGTGAAGCGCTTCATGGCCCTTAAGGATGATACGGACATACTTGTCCTTGACCTTGGGGCGGGCACCCATCAATCTATTCTGGATTTCTTCCTCCTCTCGGGCCAGGGCATAGTAGTTTCGGCTCCGGCAGTCACTGCGGTACTCAACGCCTATGTGTTCCTCAAGAACACGGTTTTTAGGCTTATGTTCACGTCATTCGGTAAAGGCTCCAAAGCGAGGACCTATCTCGAACAAGCCCGGAAGGATGGCTCGGGCCCGCAGAAACTGTATATCCCTAAATTGCTCCCGGAGATTAAAAAGATAGACGCCCCTTCTTACGAAAAATTCATGGCCCGCATTGCCAATCTCCATCCCCGCCTCATTATGAATATGATAGATGCTCCAAAAGACGCTGATGTTGCCATGAAGATACGCCGTTCCTGCGAAGAATACCTGGATCTTAAAATTGAACACCTGGGTGTGATTTACCGCGACAACATTCAGGACACGGCCCTTTCTTCGCGGCTCCCTGTGGTGCTTTACAAACCCAACTCCATACTCTCCCAGGCTGTCTACCGCATCGCCGATAAAATTCTCTCCACAGATCAGGAAGATACCTTCCTCAACGAAAAAGAAATTGAAGAAAGCTTCCAGGAAGCAGGCATGGAGGCGGAAATTGATTTTGAAAGCAAAGTTGATTATGTGGAGGATCTTCTCCATTCAGGGGCGCTCTCCCAGGGCGACCTTGTTGAGACCGTGAAGTCCCAGCAGATAGAGCTTGCAAAAATCAGGAAGGAAAACAACTTCCTCAAGTTCAAGCTCTCCAAGGCCATGGCCAAGGGATACAAACCTTAA
- a CDS encoding endo-1,4-beta-xylanase, whose translation MMKKWHFFIIALCFWLSACNMSSSFTPEETVPDATDPADILLYQKWPFPVGVAVQRSAFGGFWGSSPNPLLKYFNVYVAENEMKPESLQPSRENFSWGNGDTLVQYSQDNGKKARGHVLIWHSQIRDWFFQNASGGTATKEELYANMKNHIQTIMTHYKGKVDSWDVANEMISDDASGASGTLEGITSDLRNSKFRQIAGSPEFLLKAFQWAHEADPDAKLYLTDYSTEYYGSKQNAFYNLAKWLVDNGAPIDGVGFQCHMHYNWPLVEQIGGLVGASIDRFAALGLKSQITELDISLYAWKDTSLTLSEAELQERLAIQKDLYLSLFNMAEQKYREGKLTMLVLWGLSDNLTWLNDYPEKGRRDYPLLFDRNNQPKDIYRALVSQ comes from the coding sequence ATGATGAAAAAATGGCATTTTTTTATAATAGCCTTATGTTTTTGGCTTTCCGCCTGCAATATGTCATCAAGCTTTACTCCTGAAGAAACTGTACCTGACGCGACAGATCCCGCAGATATCCTGCTTTACCAAAAATGGCCCTTCCCGGTTGGGGTAGCAGTCCAAAGGTCAGCTTTTGGCGGCTTTTGGGGCAGCAGCCCAAACCCCCTCCTGAAATACTTCAATGTCTATGTAGCAGAAAACGAGATGAAGCCCGAGTCTTTGCAGCCATCCAGGGAAAATTTCAGCTGGGGGAACGGGGACACGCTGGTTCAGTATTCCCAGGACAACGGAAAAAAAGCCCGGGGGCATGTGCTGATTTGGCACAGCCAAATACGGGACTGGTTCTTTCAGAATGCATCCGGAGGAACCGCTACCAAAGAAGAGCTTTATGCCAACATGAAAAACCACATTCAAACTATAATGACACATTACAAGGGCAAGGTGGATTCCTGGGATGTTGCCAATGAAATGATAAGCGACGATGCATCAGGCGCATCAGGCACCCTTGAAGGCATTACCAGCGACTTGAGGAATTCAAAGTTCCGCCAGATAGCGGGCAGCCCGGAATTCCTGCTCAAAGCGTTCCAGTGGGCCCATGAGGCCGATCCTGACGCCAAGCTCTACCTTACCGATTACAGCACCGAGTATTACGGAAGCAAACAGAATGCCTTCTACAATCTGGCAAAATGGCTTGTTGATAACGGCGCCCCTATTGACGGCGTTGGCTTTCAGTGCCATATGCACTACAACTGGCCGCTGGTAGAACAAATAGGCGGGCTGGTAGGCGCCTCTATCGACCGTTTTGCGGCATTAGGGCTCAAGTCACAGATTACCGAGCTTGATATATCCCTTTATGCCTGGAAAGACACTTCGTTGACCTTGTCCGAAGCAGAGCTGCAGGAACGCCTTGCCATACAGAAAGATTTATACCTCAGCCTGTTTAATATGGCTGAACAAAAATACAGAGAGGGCAAACTCACCATGCTGGTGCTTTGGGGGCTTTCCGACAACCTTACCTGGCTAAACGACTATCCTGAAAAAGGCAGAAGGGATTACCCTCTGCTCTTTGACAGGAATAATCAGCCAAAAGACATTTACCGGGCCCTGGTTTCGCAGTAA